The bacterium genomic interval GAATGGTTTGAAGGTGTTTCAGTCTATAACGGCGATTTTTATGAAACCCCGTTGGGCCGGGTCAGCGTGGACCGCGCTAAGGCCGAGGCGTTGGCTGCTTTCGATCAAGCGATCACTCTCTCCGAAGCCGGTCACCATGTCGCCGGAGACCGTTCCGAGCATTCTTTGGAGGTGCAACTGCCGTTTCTACAGATCGCCCTGGATGCGCCGTTTCAATTGGTGGCAGTGGTGTTCCATGACTATCGACCGGAGCTCTGCCGTTTGCTGGGACTTGCTCTGGCCGGCGTTATGGAGGAATCGGATCTGCTGCTGGCAAGCACAGATCTGTACCATGGCTATTCCTACAAAGCCTGTGTGCGCAGTGATGACGCAACGCTGCAAGCGCTTTCGACCATCGACCCGGAAGGCTTTTGCAGCGCCATGCAGGCGGAAACCGTGCAGGCCTGTGGCGCCGGCCCGGTGGCCGCTCTGCTCTATGCCAGCCGGGAGAAAAAAGCGAATACCATCACTTTGCTGCATCGCACCAATTCGGCTGATGTCACCGGCTCGCGGGAGGGCTGGACCGTGGGCTATGCCAGCTTGAGTATAAGCCGATGTCCGAAAGAATAGCCATCCTCGGCGCCGGCAGGGTGGGCACTGCTCTGGCTTTGGCTCTGCCGCAGGCCGGCCATGAGCTCGTGGCTGTGGTGGATGCTGATCACCAGGCTGCAGCCGAGTGCGCAAACCGGTGTCGGAAAAGAGGATTGGTTCGGACTGTCGAAACGTTGCCTGCGGATTTGACGTTGGTTTTCATTGCCACACCGGACGGCCGCATCCAAGAAGCAGCGCAGCAACTGGCGAATGCCTCTAGGATCACCGCAGGGACCGTGGTAGGTCATCTCTCCGGCAGCTTGACGACCGACGTACTG includes:
- the amrB gene encoding AmmeMemoRadiSam system protein B yields the protein MNPDSDKHVRPAAWAGAFYPAEPAELRKQVTRMLMDAEEAPVPGHLIGLIVPHAGYIYSGFTAARAYRLLKHRPIKTVFIIAPSHAEWFEGVSVYNGDFYETPLGRVSVDRAKAEALAAFDQAITLSEAGHHVAGDRSEHSLEVQLPFLQIALDAPFQLVAVVFHDYRPELCRLLGLALAGVMEESDLLLASTDLYHGYSYKACVRSDDATLQALSTIDPEGFCSAMQAETVQACGAGPVAALLYASREKKANTITLLHRTNSADVTGSREGWTVGYASLSISRCPKE
- a CDS encoding DUF2520 domain-containing protein — protein: MSERIAILGAGRVGTALALALPQAGHELVAVVDADHQAAAECANRCRKRGLVRTVETLPADLTLVFIATPDGRIQEAAQQLANASRITAGTVVGHLSGSLTTDVLAPLAGQTKLLASCHPLASFSSSSAGRWAFRDIPFALQGDAAALQRLIPLIESLCGRYFFLAPEKKPLYHIACVLASNYFVGLASMVEE